The proteins below come from a single Allorhodopirellula heiligendammensis genomic window:
- a CDS encoding 50S ribosome-binding protein YggL — MNKRIRKKRRIGEFREDCFDLQFRIDASISLQDVDKLTDNFIAMIEQNQLQFGGGGQYDWSGVVQGPWRGSVTQEDREAVLD; from the coding sequence ATGAACAAGCGAATCCGGAAGAAACGCCGAATTGGAGAATTCCGTGAGGACTGCTTTGACTTGCAGTTCCGCATCGACGCATCAATCTCCCTTCAGGACGTCGATAAGCTGACCGACAACTTCATCGCGATGATCGAGCAGAACCAACTGCAATTTGGCGGCGGCGGGCAGTACGATTGGTCTGGCGTCGTTCAAGGTCCGTGGCGTGGTAGCGTAACACAGGAAGATCGGGAAGCGGTGCTCGACTGA
- a CDS encoding helix-turn-helix domain-containing protein yields the protein MTPSKLATKNRADDVDASFGQRVRQWRSLRSLTQTELASRMNVSVSYISKVENGKLHFGDYPSAKFIHKLADELKADEDELLLLADKVPPAIRKRIRQRPNLFRLIAKLDNGALDRLESSLDTVN from the coding sequence ATGACTCCAAGCAAACTCGCGACGAAGAACCGGGCCGACGACGTCGACGCAAGCTTTGGCCAGCGCGTCAGGCAATGGCGTTCACTTCGTTCCCTGACCCAAACGGAATTGGCTTCTCGTATGAACGTCAGCGTGTCCTACATCAGCAAGGTCGAGAACGGCAAGCTGCACTTTGGCGATTACCCGTCGGCCAAATTTATCCACAAGTTGGCGGATGAACTGAAGGCGGACGAGGACGAATTGCTTCTTCTCGCCGACAAAGTTCCGCCGGCGATCCGTAAACGGATTCGGCAGCGACCGAATCTGTTTCGTCTGATTGCGAAGTTGGACAATGGAGCGCTCGATCGACTGGAATCCTCTCTAGACACAGTCAATTAA
- a CDS encoding helicase-related protein, whose protein sequence is MELIDNINTLLGDDLRRTIRPGAKLRIAASCFSIYAFEALRAELEKVDSLQFIFTSPTFLPHDVTDSGKKVAREYYIPKAERERSVHGTEFEIQLKNKLTQRAIAKECAEWMRRKAQFRSNRTKAPMQQFACVSGGGASRKLAEQAGDVNATDAVYMPLHGFTAVDLGYQKGDAVSNFVNKGEEASFTQTFIGLFDQIWDDSERIEEVTDRLCAHIASIYQENAPERIYFQMLYNIFNEFLEDVSGDTLPNDMTGYLDTLVWKKLFNFQHDAATGIINKLETFNGCILADSVGLGKTFTALAVIKYYELRNRSVLVLCPKKLSDNWLTFNRNVKTNLFARDRFNYDVLCHTDLGRTRGESFGTRLDQVNWGNYDLVVIDESHNFRNAEAFAEKETRYEKLMNAVIRAGVQTKVLMLSATPVNNRFNDLKNQLALAYEGDTDAINRKLDTSRDIGEIFRRAQQAFNAWTKLPADQRTSDAILKSLDFDFFKLLDSVTIARSRRHIQTFYDTAEVGTFPTRLPPQSYRCPLTHRGDVPNLNEIYNSLSSLSLAVYAPVAYIHPSRLAFYAAQYDVDTPTGNKFRQIDRERSLQNLMTVNLLKRLESSIEAFRITLSKLQRNHRGLLAKIDEFQRTGKSMQVADAGARYGIGEYDEDEVLDPDAVTTGKVQIRLEDMDLPSWQADLQHDLDVIDKLLREMQKVTPKEDAKLQHLLGYLKEKFASPINPGNRKVLIFTAFADTSEYLYEHVAPAVAAYADAAAGTIDHSGGHTATVSGTFPARSTIVDDGGRPRRYDFQSILTLFSPRAKEKSLIMPDESAEIDVLIGTDCISEGQNLQDCDCVINYDIHWNPVRIIQRFGRVDRIGSPNSCIQLVNYWPDITLDDYINLKERVENRMVIADMTATGDDNVLLDGNAENSEVAYRKEQLRRLQDEVIEMEDVKTGVSITDLGLNDFRMDLLAYVKEKGDLANVPNGMHSVVPADPSRGLHPGVIFTLRNRDPSVNVGGHNRLHPYYVVYVARDGSVVIDHTEVKRLLDLIRSACKGRSEHVEEVCKPFNDATDDGRDMKVYSDLLDIAIGSIIDRKAESDVDSLFSGGPTSALEGDIKGLDDFELIAFLVIFE, encoded by the coding sequence ATGGAGCTGATCGACAACATCAACACGCTGCTGGGCGACGACCTGCGCCGGACGATCCGTCCCGGCGCCAAGCTGCGCATTGCCGCCTCATGTTTCTCGATCTATGCCTTCGAGGCACTTCGCGCCGAACTGGAAAAGGTGGATTCACTGCAGTTCATCTTCACCTCGCCGACGTTTCTGCCCCACGACGTCACCGACAGTGGCAAAAAGGTGGCCAGGGAGTATTACATCCCCAAAGCCGAACGCGAACGCAGCGTGCACGGCACCGAGTTTGAGATCCAGCTCAAAAACAAACTCACCCAGCGAGCGATCGCCAAAGAATGCGCAGAGTGGATGCGACGGAAGGCACAGTTCCGATCCAACCGCACCAAAGCCCCTATGCAGCAGTTTGCCTGCGTCAGCGGCGGTGGCGCCAGCCGCAAGCTCGCGGAACAGGCCGGAGACGTGAACGCCACTGACGCCGTCTACATGCCGCTGCACGGCTTCACCGCCGTCGACCTGGGGTACCAGAAAGGCGACGCGGTCTCGAACTTTGTCAACAAAGGTGAAGAAGCGTCGTTTACCCAGACGTTCATCGGACTGTTCGACCAGATCTGGGACGACTCCGAGCGGATTGAGGAGGTCACCGATCGACTGTGCGCGCATATCGCCTCGATCTACCAGGAAAACGCCCCGGAACGCATCTACTTCCAGATGCTGTACAACATTTTCAACGAGTTCCTCGAAGACGTCTCCGGCGACACGCTGCCCAATGACATGACGGGTTATCTCGACACGTTGGTCTGGAAAAAGCTGTTCAACTTCCAGCACGACGCCGCCACCGGCATCATCAACAAACTCGAGACCTTCAACGGTTGCATCCTCGCTGACAGCGTTGGCCTGGGGAAAACCTTCACGGCACTCGCGGTCATCAAATACTACGAGCTTCGCAACCGCAGTGTGCTCGTTTTGTGCCCGAAAAAGCTATCGGACAACTGGCTGACGTTCAACCGTAACGTCAAAACCAACCTCTTCGCAAGAGACCGCTTCAACTACGACGTGCTGTGTCATACCGACCTGGGGCGAACACGTGGTGAGTCGTTTGGCACACGGCTCGATCAAGTCAACTGGGGCAACTACGACCTCGTCGTCATCGATGAGTCTCACAACTTCCGCAACGCGGAGGCGTTCGCTGAGAAGGAGACCCGTTACGAGAAACTAATGAATGCCGTTATCCGTGCGGGTGTGCAAACCAAGGTACTGATGCTGTCGGCGACGCCCGTCAACAACCGCTTCAACGATTTGAAAAACCAGCTTGCACTGGCCTACGAAGGTGACACCGACGCGATCAACCGCAAGCTGGACACGTCGCGCGACATCGGTGAGATCTTCCGGCGTGCCCAGCAGGCTTTCAACGCGTGGACCAAGCTGCCCGCAGACCAGCGGACTAGCGACGCCATTCTGAAAAGCCTCGATTTCGACTTTTTCAAACTCCTCGACAGCGTCACCATCGCTCGTTCCCGCCGGCACATCCAGACCTTTTACGACACCGCGGAAGTCGGCACGTTCCCCACGCGGTTGCCGCCGCAATCCTATCGCTGCCCCCTGACACATCGCGGCGACGTTCCCAACCTCAACGAAATTTACAACAGCCTCTCGTCACTGTCCCTGGCCGTATACGCCCCCGTTGCCTACATCCATCCCAGCCGGCTGGCGTTCTACGCTGCTCAGTACGACGTCGATACGCCGACGGGCAACAAGTTTCGTCAGATCGACCGCGAGCGCAGCCTGCAGAACCTGATGACCGTCAATCTGCTCAAGCGTCTTGAAAGCAGCATTGAGGCGTTCCGCATCACACTGTCCAAGCTGCAACGCAACCATCGCGGGCTGCTGGCCAAGATTGACGAGTTCCAGCGTACCGGTAAGTCCATGCAAGTCGCCGATGCAGGTGCCCGCTACGGCATTGGCGAATATGACGAAGACGAAGTGCTTGACCCAGACGCCGTCACCACCGGCAAAGTGCAGATCCGCCTCGAAGACATGGACCTGCCCTCCTGGCAGGCCGACCTGCAGCATGACCTGGACGTCATCGATAAACTTTTACGCGAAATGCAAAAGGTCACACCCAAGGAGGATGCCAAGCTGCAGCACCTGCTCGGTTACCTGAAAGAAAAATTCGCATCACCGATCAATCCTGGTAACCGCAAGGTGCTGATCTTCACCGCCTTCGCAGACACATCCGAGTATCTTTACGAGCATGTCGCACCCGCCGTCGCTGCGTACGCCGACGCTGCCGCCGGAACGATCGATCACAGCGGCGGCCACACTGCCACCGTCTCAGGCACGTTCCCGGCCCGCAGCACTATCGTGGACGACGGAGGCCGCCCACGTCGCTACGACTTCCAATCAATCCTGACGCTGTTCTCGCCACGTGCGAAAGAAAAATCGCTGATCATGCCCGACGAGTCAGCTGAGATCGATGTGTTGATCGGCACCGATTGCATCTCCGAAGGGCAAAACCTGCAGGATTGCGACTGCGTGATTAACTACGACATCCACTGGAACCCTGTCCGCATCATTCAGCGGTTCGGGCGTGTCGACCGCATCGGATCGCCCAATTCCTGCATCCAGTTAGTCAACTACTGGCCTGACATCACGCTGGACGATTACATTAACCTCAAAGAACGCGTCGAAAATCGGATGGTGATCGCCGACATGACCGCCACCGGCGATGACAACGTTCTGCTGGATGGTAACGCAGAGAATAGCGAAGTCGCCTACCGCAAAGAGCAGCTCCGGCGACTGCAGGATGAGGTCATCGAGATGGAAGACGTGAAAACGGGCGTGTCCATCACCGACCTGGGCCTCAACGATTTCCGCATGGACTTGCTCGCGTACGTCAAGGAAAAGGGTGACCTCGCCAATGTTCCCAACGGCATGCACAGCGTCGTGCCCGCAGACCCCTCGCGAGGCCTCCACCCCGGTGTGATCTTCACGCTCCGCAATCGCGACCCCAGCGTCAACGTGGGCGGACACAATCGTCTACACCCCTATTACGTCGTTTACGTCGCTCGGGATGGCAGTGTCGTAATCGATCATACGGAAGTTAAACGGTTGCTGGACCTTATTCGGTCCGCCTGCAAGGGGCGGTCAGAACACGTCGAAGAGGTGTGCAAACCGTTTAATGACGCGACCGATGACGGACGCGACATGAAGGTCTACAGCGACCTGCTCGATATCGCCATCGGCAGCATCATCGACCGCAAGGCGGAATCGGACGTCGACAGTCTGTTCTCCGGCGGCCCCACGTCGGCACTCGAAGGAGACATCAAAGGACTCGATGACTTCGAGCTCATCGCCTTCTTGGTGATCTTTGAATAG
- a CDS encoding four helix bundle protein: MTDVDIDRRTYAFACRVVKLCREMDRDPGISRTLANQLLRSGTSVGANVEEAQAGQSKNDFIAKMYIACKEARETHYWLRLLADTATVTPERLTDLTEESRQLVAILTSIVKKARG; this comes from the coding sequence GTGACCGACGTGGATATTGACCGTCGCACGTACGCATTTGCGTGCCGTGTTGTCAAACTATGTCGCGAGATGGACAGGGACCCGGGTATTTCTCGGACGCTTGCCAATCAACTACTTCGCTCGGGCACGTCGGTGGGGGCGAATGTTGAGGAGGCCCAGGCCGGGCAGAGCAAAAACGACTTTATCGCAAAAATGTATATCGCTTGCAAAGAAGCTCGGGAAACCCATTATTGGCTGCGTCTTCTCGCCGACACAGCAACCGTAACCCCAGAAAGACTCACGGACTTGACCGAGGAAAGCCGTCAACTGGTCGCGATACTCACCTCGATCGTCAAGAAGGCACGAGGCTAA